From Corynebacterium faecale, one genomic window encodes:
- a CDS encoding IS1380 family transposase, whose translation MQLSHTCPVSSATFDEPNLVSSAGLVPVMALARQAGLGELADERLTVPGDKGANPGLKLSSLVAGMVAGADSIDDMALLRHGGMGKLFSGGYAPSTLGSFLRSFTFGHVRQVDAVASRFLLGLGQSTGLLGGADDTGTVMVDLDDTIIEVHGYAKQGAAFGYSGVRGLNAFLATVSTDQIAPVIAAQRLRKGNAASPRGAARLATDALALVRRSALAGRPVLLRADSAFYSHTLVHAALTTGADVSITVRMFPTVKRAIASIDESAWTAIKYTDAIYDEVTGTWTSRAEVAEIPFTAFSSKGAGDQVPGRLVVRRIPDLNPRQGQGQDALFDTWRFHAFFTTSDPDHTDTVAADRIHRRHAIIENVHADLKNSALAHLPSGNFNANAVWLACAVMAFNLTRAAATLTETHALARATTVTIRRKLITVPARIASSARRLHLHLPAGWPWENAWKTLYRKLFRAPAAAT comes from the coding sequence ATGCAACTATCTCACACCTGTCCCGTATCTTCGGCGACGTTTGACGAGCCCAATCTCGTGTCGTCCGCGGGTCTGGTCCCGGTGATGGCGCTGGCCCGGCAAGCCGGCCTTGGCGAACTGGCCGACGAACGTCTGACTGTGCCCGGTGACAAGGGCGCCAATCCGGGATTGAAACTGTCCTCGCTGGTGGCGGGCATGGTCGCCGGTGCTGACAGCATCGACGACATGGCTCTGTTGCGCCACGGCGGGATGGGCAAGCTCTTTTCCGGCGGTTACGCCCCCTCGACTTTGGGGTCATTCCTGCGCTCGTTCACGTTCGGGCACGTTCGCCAGGTCGACGCGGTGGCCTCCCGGTTCCTGCTCGGACTGGGCCAGAGCACCGGCTTGCTCGGTGGGGCCGACGATACGGGCACGGTGATGGTCGATCTGGATGACACCATCATCGAAGTGCACGGATACGCCAAGCAGGGCGCTGCGTTTGGCTACTCCGGTGTTCGCGGCTTGAATGCGTTCCTGGCGACGGTCTCCACTGACCAGATCGCCCCGGTCATCGCGGCCCAACGCCTGCGCAAAGGCAACGCGGCCTCGCCTCGCGGTGCGGCCCGCCTGGCCACCGATGCGTTGGCGTTGGTGCGGCGCTCCGCGCTGGCCGGACGGCCAGTTCTATTGCGTGCCGATTCGGCGTTCTACTCCCACACCCTGGTTCACGCAGCCCTGACCACCGGTGCGGACGTGTCGATCACGGTGCGGATGTTCCCCACCGTCAAAAGGGCCATCGCCTCCATCGATGAGTCTGCGTGGACCGCGATCAAGTACACCGACGCCATCTACGACGAGGTCACCGGGACTTGGACTTCTCGAGCCGAGGTCGCCGAGATCCCGTTCACCGCTTTCTCCTCCAAAGGTGCAGGCGATCAGGTGCCCGGACGCTTGGTGGTGCGCCGCATACCTGACCTCAACCCGCGACAAGGTCAAGGTCAAGATGCGTTGTTCGATACGTGGCGGTTCCACGCCTTCTTCACCACCAGCGACCCAGACCACACCGACACCGTGGCCGCGGACCGGATTCATCGCCGGCACGCGATCATCGAGAACGTCCACGCTGATCTGAAGAACTCGGCACTGGCGCACCTTCCCTCCGGGAATTTCAATGCCAACGCCGTCTGGCTGGCCTGCGCGGTGATGGCGTTCAACCTCACCCGCGCCGCCGCCACCCTGACCGAGACCCACGCCCTGGCTCGGGCGACGACCGTCACGATCCGCCGCAAACTCATCACCGTCCCGGCCCGGATCGCCAGCTCCGCTCGACGACTGCACCTGCACCTACCAGCCGGGTGGCCATGGGAAAACGCCTGGAAGACGCTCTACCGAAAGCTCTTCCGCGCCCCCGCAGCGGCCACCTGA
- a CDS encoding ParA family protein: protein MIISAVNAKGGVGKTTTTIFVATELARRGHQVRVIDLDRQGSALDWAERAEENSDPLPFEVEVSIPRQLPRIAARIADDEVIVIDAPPGDEAAIEAAIEVSDFVILPTRATAADLTRVWEIRDALEDTLHAVLLTFVRRGTSAPEVTREILDAEQLPRFSAEIPLREDMHAAYGYTPTEMHGYDTVTTEMMEQMK, encoded by the coding sequence ATGATTATCAGTGCAGTCAACGCCAAAGGTGGCGTGGGGAAAACCACCACCACCATTTTCGTGGCCACCGAGTTAGCACGCCGTGGCCACCAGGTTCGAGTCATTGATCTTGACCGCCAGGGCAGTGCCCTGGACTGGGCGGAACGAGCAGAAGAAAACAGTGACCCGCTGCCCTTTGAGGTTGAGGTGTCTATCCCGCGCCAGCTGCCCCGGATCGCCGCCCGGATCGCAGATGATGAGGTTATCGTCATTGATGCCCCACCGGGTGATGAAGCAGCGATTGAAGCCGCCATTGAGGTCAGCGACTTCGTTATCCTGCCCACCCGTGCCACCGCTGCTGATCTCACCCGTGTGTGGGAGATTCGGGACGCGCTCGAGGACACCCTGCACGCGGTGTTGTTGACCTTTGTCCGCCGTGGCACCAGTGCCCCGGAAGTCACCCGCGAGATCCTCGACGCTGAGCAGTTACCGCGTTTTTCCGCTGAGATCCCACTGCGTGAGGATATGCACGCCGCCTATGGCTACACCCCGACCGAGATGCACGGCTATGACACCGTAACCACTGAGATGATGGAGCAGATGAAATGA
- a CDS encoding plasmid partition protein ParG produces the protein MTTRARVADQAGPRTKTTATTPAKKTPAKKTTRKAAVKKAFQQPSTRDFVKKMTVEIDQDAHAELKMIAARDGVTIRDIISGLIDGYIKKHR, from the coding sequence ATGACCACCCGAGCACGCGTTGCCGACCAAGCCGGCCCACGCACAAAGACCACCGCGACCACTCCCGCGAAAAAGACCCCGGCGAAGAAAACCACGCGCAAAGCAGCGGTGAAAAAAGCCTTCCAGCAACCCAGCACCCGCGACTTCGTGAAGAAAATGACCGTGGAAATCGACCAGGATGCCCACGCCGAATTGAAAATGATCGCAGCAAGAGACGGGGTCACCATCCGGGACATCATCAGTGGTCTCATTGATGGATACATCAAAAAGCACAGGTAG
- a CDS encoding replication initiation protein, translating to MSGTTRHTQTTDLYGGLDDTPASGLDREALLTHLGRKVLHGSRGRDFASSYITTNNGTRAPRMYRVDSEALGKCEYVQLTNKQYAAVLVVDIDLPGDTGGHPINLNDQVKEKFSQLIAHYLGPAWVGINPVNGKCQAIWLIDPVYADATGQSKAMTLLAAATHDLGQWLGHDSHFSHRFSRSPFYTGDSPTAYRWYRQHHRVYRLGDLLSGVRAMTGQESYAKPRQQFSSGRELIMAVKARREEAERFKALSQDVEAELAGQLDQYDPELIQGVRVLWIREGRAARDETAFRHALKTGHRLRQSGQRMTDAAIIDAYEHAYHVAQEVGADGRKLELPPMKDRQTMARRVRGYVTTSKGEVYGSSSTAGRATSAERKALATMGRRGGKKAAERWETDPKGEYATDLRKKLQAANQKREWKGQALVSEVRASILRSRIDTGADPSTRELATEFNVSIARIKQIRKALGMQAARGRPKRITP from the coding sequence GTGTCTGGCACAACTAGACACACCCAGACCACCGATCTCTACGGTGGCCTAGACGATACCCCTGCCAGCGGCCTCGACCGCGAGGCCCTCCTGACACACCTCGGCCGCAAGGTGCTGCACGGCAGCAGGGGCCGTGATTTCGCCAGCTCATACATCACCACCAATAACGGCACCCGAGCACCCAGAATGTACCGGGTGGACTCAGAAGCCCTGGGTAAATGCGAGTACGTGCAGCTGACCAACAAGCAATACGCCGCTGTCCTGGTGGTGGATATTGATCTTCCAGGTGATACCGGCGGACACCCAATCAACCTCAATGACCAGGTCAAGGAGAAGTTTTCCCAGCTCATCGCCCATTATCTCGGCCCGGCGTGGGTGGGGATCAACCCTGTGAACGGTAAATGCCAGGCCATTTGGCTCATTGATCCGGTCTATGCCGATGCCACCGGGCAATCTAAGGCGATGACGTTACTGGCAGCAGCAACCCATGACCTGGGACAATGGTTGGGACATGACAGCCATTTTTCCCATCGTTTCAGCCGGTCACCGTTTTATACCGGCGATTCCCCGACTGCGTATCGGTGGTATCGCCAGCATCACCGTGTCTACCGGTTGGGAGATCTTTTGTCAGGGGTGCGTGCCATGACCGGACAGGAGTCCTATGCCAAGCCTCGCCAGCAGTTTTCTAGTGGCCGTGAGCTGATCATGGCGGTTAAGGCTAGGCGTGAGGAGGCAGAACGCTTCAAAGCACTGTCGCAGGACGTGGAGGCAGAGTTAGCCGGCCAGCTTGATCAGTACGACCCGGAGCTCATCCAGGGTGTGCGGGTGTTGTGGATCCGTGAGGGCCGGGCCGCTCGTGATGAGACAGCGTTTCGCCATGCTCTAAAAACCGGTCACCGGTTGCGTCAATCTGGTCAGCGTATGACGGATGCGGCGATCATTGATGCTTACGAGCACGCCTATCACGTGGCCCAGGAGGTTGGTGCTGATGGGCGCAAACTTGAGTTGCCGCCGATGAAAGATCGCCAGACCATGGCCAGACGAGTGCGTGGGTATGTCACAACGTCTAAAGGCGAGGTGTACGGCAGCTCATCCACCGCAGGACGTGCAACGAGTGCTGAGCGTAAAGCCCTGGCCACGATGGGGCGTCGGGGCGGGAAGAAGGCCGCAGAACGCTGGGAAACAGATCCGAAGGGTGAATACGCCACTGACCTGCGGAAGAAACTCCAAGCAGCAAATCAGAAAAGAGAGTGGAAGGGGCAAGCCCTCGTATCGGAAGTGAGGGCCTCCATTCTTCGAAGTCGTATTGATACCGGTGCAGACCCGTCTACAAGAGAACTCGCAACTGAGTTCAACGTCTCTATTGCCCGAATAAAGCAGATACGAAAGGCGTTAGGAATGCAGGCTGCGCGTGGTCGCCCTAAAAGGATAACGCCATAA